One Carassius carassius chromosome 20, fCarCar2.1, whole genome shotgun sequence DNA segment encodes these proteins:
- the LOC132096413 gene encoding phosphatidate phosphatase LPIN2-like isoform X2, whose protein sequence is MNYVGQLAGQVLVTMKELYKGINQATLSGCIDVVVVRQKDGTYQCSPFHVRFGKLGVLRSKEKVIDIEINGEPVDLHMKLGDNGEAFFVQETEEQNEIIPAHLATSPIPTESHLFWIGGDQRSSPNLDDDPLDPEDPPDPPVASTGAAKKKKKRRKKHKGDPRREELTPPAVMSSTPSTDDIFEMDLSSDEDPASNTRTSSISTVWEVEPKLPTVRHSLDRYPYSDGDWSPTDSHAMSEAFSPKSDSELVVRPSESLLKMESHMQWTWGEFPESTRVSKKEKVELPKTVTITPSENTHFRVILSSEAMQTDEREPASGTPGCTIVKPEPRTPVTPKTPTESELETVPSGVLTSTPSDSLPAAPAAASAAHMGGDLGDVGPKTDSPSKKKGVPKRSQHQGPEDIYLDDLNVLEPDVAARYFPKSDSDGGSKHWMDSEMRSDSQSPQSVGSAAADSGTECLSDSASDLPDVTLSLCGGLSENGEIPKEKFMEHIITYHEFAENPAIIDNPNLVVKIGNRYYNWTLAAPLILSLQAFQKNLPKATEEAWVKERMPKKSGRWWFWRKRADSTIKQSESTGKLEIKQSQMEEGSSSLSMESHARKADTRDSSSDEEGKEVSAAASSMERKVQSESHSHTSTHAYRKSLRLSSDQIASLKLKEGPNDVTFSITTQYQGTCRCEGTIYLWNWDDKVVISDIDGTITKSDVFGQILPQFGKDWTHRGIAKLYHSVAENGYKFLYCSARAIGMADMTRGYLQWVNDGGIILPRGPLMLSPSSLFSAFHREVIEKKPEIFKIECLTDIKNLFLPNKHPFYAAFGNRTNDAFAYKEVGVPLCRIFTVNPKGELIQEQTKGNKSSYSRLSELVDHVFPLLSKEQSSAFSFPEFSTFCFWRQPILEICAEDLLL, encoded by the exons ATTGACATCGAGATCAACGGGGAGCCTGTGGATCTCCATATGAAACTGGGAGATAATGGAGAAGCCTTCTTTGTGCAGGAAACTGAGGAGCAGAAC GAGATTATACCAGCTCACCTGGCTACCTCCCCCATCCCCACTGAGAGTCACCTATTTTGGATCGGAGGTGATCAAAGGTCAAGTCCGAACCTGGATGATGATCCACTGGACCCCGAGGACCCTCCTGATCCCCCTGTAGCCAGCACTGGGGCagccaagaagaagaagaaacggagAAAGAAGCATAAAGGTGACCCACGTCGAGAGGAGCTGACCCCTCCTGCCGTCATGAGCTCGACCCCTTCAACAGATGATATATTTGAGATGGACCTGAGTTCTGATGAGGACCCTGCTTCCAACACCAG AACATCTTCAATTAGTACAGTTTGGGAAGTTGAACCCAAGTTACCAACAGTTCGTCATTCTTTGGACCGCTACCCTTATTCTGACGGAGATTGGTCTCCAACAGATAG TCATGCCATGTCAGAGGCCTTTTCTCCCAAGAGTGACTCTGAACTGGTCGTTCGGCCTTCAGAGAGCCTGCTCAAAATGGAGTCACACATGCAGTGGACATGGGGAGAGTTTCCAGAATCTACTAGG GTTTCAAAGAAGGAAAAGGTGGAGCTGCCGAAGACCGTAACCATAACGCCTTCAGAGAACACTCACTTCAGAGTCATCCTGAGCTCAGAGGCCATGCAGACAGATGAAAGAGAACCGGCCTCAGGGACTCCTGGCTGTACCATAGTCAAGCCTGAACCCCGCACCCCTGTGACCCCCAAAACCCCCACTGAATCCGAGTTGGAGACAGTGCCTAGTGGAGTGTTGACCTCCACTCCTTCAGACAGCCTTCCTGCTGCTCCAGCTGCTGCCTCTGCTGCTCATATGGGTGGGGATTTAGGAGATGTTGGCCCCAAGACTGACTCGCCATCCAAAAAGAAAG GTGTCCCAAAAAGGAGTCAGCACCAGGGCCCAGAGGACATCTACCTGGATGACCTGAATGTGCTGGAGCCTGATGTTGCTGCTCGCTACTTTCCTAAGAG TGATTCAGACGGTGGCTCCAAGCACTGGATGGATTCTGAGATGCGCTCAGACTCTCAGTCCCCGCAGTCTGTGGGCAGTGCTGCGGCCGACAGTGGCACTGAGTGCCTGTCTGACTCTGCCAGTGATCTCCCTGACGTCACTCTGTCTCTGTGTGGAGGACTCAGTGAGAACGGAGAGATTCCCAAAG AAAAATTTATGGAGCATATCATCACGTATCATGAATTTGCAGAAAATCCAGCTATCATAGACAATCCGAATTTAGTTGTTAAAATAGGAAACAG GTATTACAATTGGACATTGGCTGCCCCTTTGATCCTAAGTTTGCAAGCATTTCAGAAGAATTTACCCAAG GCTACAGAGGAAGCTTGGGTGAAAGAGAGGATGCCAAAGAAATCAGGGCGCTGGTGGTTCTGGAGAAAGAGAGCAGATAGCACTATTAAACAG TCAGAAAGCACTGGAAAGCTGGAGATAAAGCAGTCCCAAATGGAGGAAGGCAGCTCCTCTTTGTCAATGGAAAGTCATGCCCGCAA AGCAGACACCAGGGACTCATCCAGCGATGAGGAGGGGAAGGAGGTGAGCGCTGCCGCATCATCAATGGAGCGCAAGGTCCAGTCTGAGTCTCACAGCCACACATCTACTCACGCTTACCGCAAGTCCCTGCGCCTCTCCTCAGACCAGATT GCTAGTTTGAAACTAAAGGAAGGACCCAATGATGTAACCTTCAGCATCACAACGCAGTACCAGGGCACGTGCCGCTGTGAAGGCACCATCTACCTTTGGAACTGGGACGATAAAGTCGTCATCTCGGACATCGATGGAACCATCaccaa atcagaTGTGTTCGGGCAGATTTTGCCTCAGTTTGGGAAGGACTGGACGCATCGGGGCATTGCTAAACTCTACCACTCTGTGGCTGA aaatggATATAAATTCCTGTACTGCTCAGCAAGGGCAATTGGCATGGCAGACATGACGCGAGGATATCTGCAATGGGTAAATGACGGAGGCATTATCCTGCCCCGTGGACCACTCATGCTCTCTCCCAGTAGCCTCTTCTCTGCATTTCACAG GGAGGTGATTGAGAAGAAGCCAGAAATCTTCAAAATCGAATGTCTTACTGACATTAAGAACCTTTTCCTGCCCAACAAACATCCCTTTTATGCCGCATTTGGAAACCGAACAAAT GATGCCTTTGCCTACAAGGAGGTTGGAGTGCCACTCTGCAGAATCTTTACGGTTAACCCCAAAGGAGAGCTCATACAGGAGCAAACCAAGGGCAACAAGTCCTC GTACAGTAGATTGAGTGAGCTGGTGGATCACGTCTTTCCCTTGCTGAGTAAAGAACAAAGTTCAGCTTTCAGCTTCCCAGAGTTCAGTACATTTTGTTTCTGGCGTCAGCCTATCCTTGAAATCTGTGCGGAGGACCTGCTTTTATAG